From one Babesia bovis T2Bo chromosome 3, whole genome shotgun sequence genomic stretch:
- a CDS encoding putative 40S ribosomal protein S29-B, with protein sequence MGSLFNTHPKNFGQGSRECRVCFNRHGLIRKYDLNMCRQCFRERANLIGFHKY encoded by the exons ATGGGAAGCCTTTTCAACACCCACCCCAAGAATTTTGGCCAAGGTAGTCGCGAGTG TCGCGTCTGCTTCAACCGTCACGGTCTCATTCGCAAGTACGACTTGAACATGTGCCGTCAATGTTTCAGGGAGCGTGCTAACCTTATCGGTTTCCacaag TACTAA
- a CDS encoding DnaJ-containing family protein X-domain, whose protein sequence is MEQSSQSNLTIHEDGNGIVESQEMDHNQSQIAVNLSDITTNHETTDIVDCMIDTDDERDEVAMKELTAIAGNSYYEPSAYSVWKPEEQELSENQEETKKPIFDQAEPDGSMVLQAQYYLEKAQESKLGKYRTIREVDRAERFGNPLVIKTRGIDEADTISNDEVLSKLFPMRKPKDAGAGIISGVKNVAKGVMLGATSLVLCPVVGGHQHGVGGFFKGMAAGLLGAVALPVAGIGVAGYQITRGIINTPNAICQRYNGKKWNKQHGEWRDNWYSLDDELKEVTEAVQRQADVVRTKTEAAQSARINNGETRKVADTEFYEILNVQPTATQAEIKRQYYQLAKQYHPDKTGDATSAEKFMKLGEAYQVLGDVSRRKMYDEHGKAACEEMPILDSSLFFMVLFGSDKLEPYIGKLRMALYMELDLQNRNYSPTEKDFEVAQWEREVKLAFNLKDLVRPYVCGELEKWYADILSSANELCVNPFAVELVYTIGWTYENIANRYIWKWNTFLGLGGNVAKVQEKSKMMRKGLKTMTSLLKTAIAERSAERAAARTGEKQSMLNEEYMKQTSENTLAIVMDAMLHICLMDVHLSVKKAAKRLLEDMAVDEQWRRKRAEGLGLMGRAFKIAAETARKRLAENNQPFDMYNMFVRAAHEQEQQKGQSTVHHVYRSDDTFF, encoded by the coding sequence ATGGAGCAATCGTCGCAAAGCAACCTTACCATTCATGAAGATGGTAATGGTATCGTCGAATCGCAAGAAATGGATCACAATCAATCACAAATAGCGGTAAACTTAAGTGATATTACTACCAATCACGAAACCACCGATATTGTGGACTGCATGATCGATACGGATGACGAAAGAGATGAAGTCGCAATGAAGGAACTTACCGCCATCGCGGGTAACAGCTACTACGAACCAAGTGCTTATAGTGTTTGGAAACCTGAAGAACAAGAATTAAGTGAAAATCAAGAAGAAACAAAGAAGCCAATCTTCGATCAAGCAGAACCAGATGGATCCATGGTACTACAAGCACAGTACTACCTGGAAAAAGCACAAGAATCTAAATTGGGAAAATATAGGACAATTCGTGAAGTAGATCGAGCTGAACGATTTGGAAATCCACTTGTCATAAAAACGAGAGGAATAGATGAAGCAGATACAATAAGTAATGATGAAGTACTATCTAAATTGTTCCCTATGAGAAAACCAAAGGATGCAGGAGCAGGTATAATCTCAGGTGTCAAAAACGTAGCCAAAGGTGTTATGCTGGGCGCTACAAGTTTAGTGTTATGCCCAGTAGTAGGCGGACATCAACATGGTGTTGGAGGGTTCTTCAAAGGCATGGCCGCGGGACTCCTGGGAGCTGTGGCTCTGCCAGTGGCTGGAATTGGGGTAGCAGGATATCAAATCACAAGAGGTATCATAAACACACCAAACGCCATATGCCAAAGATATAACGGTAAAAAGTGGAATAAACAACATGGAGAATGGAGAGATAATTGGTACTCACTCGACGATGAATTGAAAGAAGTCACAGAAGCAGTGCAAAGGCAAGCTGATGTAGTACGCACAAAAACAGAAGCTGCACAAAGCGCAAGGATAAACAATGGTGAAACGAGAAAAGTTGCAGATACAGAATTCTATgaaatattaaatgtaCAACCAACAGCAACACAAGCTGAAATTAAAAGGCAATACTACCAACTTGCGAAACAGTATCATCCAGATAAAACAGGTGATGCCACATCAGCAGAAAAATTCATGAAATTGGGAGAAGCATATCAAGTACTGGGAGATGTGAGCCGAAGGAAAATGTACGATGAACATGGAAAGGCAGCTTGTGAAGAAATGCCTATACTGGATAGCTCACTATTCTTCATGGTACTATTCGGGTCCGACAAACTAGAACCATACATAGGAAAATTGAGAATGGCATTGTACATGGAATTAGACCTCCAAAATAGAAATTACTCACCCACGGAAAAGGATTTCGAAGTAGCACAGTGGGAACGTGAAGTCAAACTCGCATTCAACCTCAAGGACCTAGTAAGACCATATGTATGCGGTGAATTAGAAAAGTGGTATGCAGATATACTCAGTAGCGCTAATGAACTCTGCGTCAACCCATTCGCAGTGGAACTCGTTTATACCATTGGATGGACATACGAAAACATAGcaaatagatatatctgGAAATGGAACACGTTTCTAGGATTAGGAGGAAATGTTGCAAAAGTACAGGAAAAATCGAAAATGATGAGAAAAGGATTGAAAACTATGACATCACTCTTAAAAACAGCAATTGCAGAACGTAGCGCAGAACGAGCGGCAGCAAGAACAGGAGAAAAACAATCAATGCTAAACGAAGAATATATGAAACAGACGTCCGAAAATACATTGGCAATAGTCATGGATGCAATGTTACACATATGCCTTATGGACGTACACTTGAGTGTAAAGAAAGCAGCAAAAAGACTCTTGGAAGATATGGCAGTAGATGAACAATGGCGCAGAAAACGAGCTGAAGGGCTAGGACTTATGGGAAGAGCATTTAAAATAGCTGCCGAAACAGCACGCAAAAGGCTCGCAGAAAACAACCAACCATTCgatatgtataacatgTTCGTTAGAGCCGCACACGAACAGGAACAACAAAAAGGACAAAGCACGGTACACCACGTATACCGTAGCGATGATACCTTCTTCTAG
- a CDS encoding putative mitochondrial processing peptidase alpha subunit, whose product MMLSRLSSFGYSQLKHRLGLRVMSTASSGAAEINRIMKKAPISYEKVPFVDEDLERVMEEVPDFRFYYIGRDDGGRNPYSSIPMNEEIYAEGTEGRFEAVDNSMKFAKLENGLRIASVDRGGMDSLLGLYVGAGSRYEGADELGVSSMIENMAFHSTAHLSHLRTIKTVETLGGNASCNAFREHIAYHGECLRRDVPIMVNLLIGNVLFPRFLPWEMKASKSRLDDRRKQIMSSPDQYITELLHSVAWHNNTLGLPNYCSESSVSNFKPEVMRNFMLRHFAPNNCIIVGVNTDIAELSKWVMRAYNEYNAIEPVARNVEKPVYTGGVRYHEDNSPMLHLAVAYQIPGGWDSSELVVFTVLQSLLGGGGAFSTGGPGKGMHSRLFLNVLNKHEFVESCMAFSTVYSDAGMFGMYMVVAPQASRGAIDVMSNEFRNMLSVTPKELERAKNSLKSFLHMSLEHKAVQMEDIARQLLLCDRVLTVPELERAIDSVTALDIQRCVQSMLKGSKPSVVALGNLAFMPHPEELLKHFHF is encoded by the exons ATGATGTTATCGCGTCTGTCTTCGTTCGGTTACTCTCAGCTGAAGCACAGGCTCGGCCTCCGGGTCATG AGCACTGCTTCCTCTGGCGCTGCTGAGATAAACCGTATTATGAAGAAGGCTCCTATATCTTATGAGAAGGTGCCTTTTGTTGATGAGGACCTTGAGCGTGTTATGGAGGAGGTTCCTGATTTTAGGTTTTACTACATTGGTCGTGACGATGGTGGTCGTAATCCTTACAGCAGCATTCCTATGAATGAGGAGATATATGCTGAGGGCACTGAGGGTCGTTTTGAGGCTGTTGACAACAGCATGAAGTTTGCCAAGTTGGAAAACGGACTACGGATCGCATCTGTTGACCGTGGTGGTATGGACTCTCTTTTGGGTTTATATGTTGGTGCTGGTAGCAGGTACGAGGGTGCTGATGAGCTTGGTGTTTCTTCTATGATAGAGAATATGGCATTTCACTCAACTGCGCATCTATCTCACTTGCGTACTATTAAGACAGTGGAGACCTTGGGTGGCAATGCCAGTTGCAATGCATTCCGTGAGCACATTGCTTACCATGGTGAGTGTTTACGTCGTGACGTCCCTATAATGGTGAATCTATTGATTGGTAATGTACTATTCCCTCGTTTTTTACCTTGGGAGATGAAAGCCAGCAAGTCACGTTTGGATGACCGACGTAAGCAGATAATGAGTTCTCCTGACCAGTACATTACCGAGCTTTTACACTCTGTTGCTTGGCACAACAACACTTTGGGTTTGCCTAATTACTGTTCTGAATCAAGTGTTTCTAATTTCAAACCCGAGGTTATGCGTAACTTCATGTTACGTCACTTTGCTCCTAACAACTGCATCATCGTGGGTGTGAACACTGATATTGCTGAGCTTTCTAAATGGGTTATGCGTGCTTACAATGAGTACAATGCTATTGAGCCAGTTGCGCGCAATGTTGAGAAGCCTGTGTACACGGGTGGTGTGCGTTACCATGAGGACAATTCTCCAATGTTGCACTTGGCAGTTGCTTATCAGATTCCTGGTGGCTGGGATTCGTCTGAATTGGTTGTTTTCACAGTTTTGCAATCGCTTTTGGGTGGTGGCGGTGCCTTTTCCACTGGAGGTCCTGGTAAGGGTATGCACAGCAGGTTATTCCTGAACGTATTAAACAAGCACGAGTTTGTGGAGTCGTGCATGGCATTTTCTACGGTTTACAGTGATGCTGGTATGTTTGGTATGTACATGGTTGTGGCTCCTCAGGCATCTCGTGGTGCCATTGATGTGATGTCTAATGAGTTCCGCAACATGCTTTCGGTGACCCCTAAGGAGTTGGAGCGTGCGAAGAACTCTTTGAAATCGTTTTTGCACATGTCTCTTGAGCACAAGGCTGTTCAGATGGAGGACATTGCACGTCAGTTGCTGTTATGTGATCGCGTCCTTACAGTTCCTGAGTTAGAGCGTGCCATAGACAGCGTGACTGCCTTAGACATTCAAAGATGTGTCCAGAGCATGCTTAAGGGTTCTAAGCCATCAGTGGTAGCTCTTGGTAATTTGGCTTTTATGCCACATCCTGAGGAGCTTCTAAAGCACTTCCACTTTTAA
- a CDS encoding putative integral membrane protein, with product MESDTVASSLVQDDTEPVISDHSGGDSPVTVENDMAASCDTVDESLSLTPDVEYQENHDIGVPSGTSSLPDDDSNIVTAHVDPLGVTSSDVGESSQSVGDMEPVDVSVDLRARLETLEQALSSKEQQCVMLEQQLIQANRQVETCYYQMEEHADTLRHHVAELDRKDQELMSARRDLERLDLLESEKRHLSEMVAKLTHEVDVRTEDATVARNTLSQIEKKLVDLTNDNMLLKDHVQTLASEHSRSRDLVRTMEEASSRGEIQYRVLETELANVKDRLETKEAEMSNLMTELANLQDEYLRSKEQLHASESECQAHKEKASEIYSLYQQLQEENMGLVSELKDLGAKPVEPIDNSDIIQQCQELSTQLEAATQQCRERDSALSERASKIQMLEHRIKSLETELRQKSGTQEQSNEGSQDAMRRLQDEIRIIKINNAGLVSEISSLKAQINDKNARIDQLNCEIMTQKRKDAPLAENGFDVDLEAYMGNRMSGMSFSESSKSMRMLSVIQEAAKRVLNEPFYRKCFMIYVVILHILMIALLMT from the coding sequence ATGGAAAGTGACACTGTGGCATCATCTTTAGTTCAGGATGACACTGAACCCGTTATCTCTGACCACAGTGGTGGAGATAGCCCCGTAACAGTTGAGAACGACATGGCAGCATCTTGTGATACTGTGGACGAGAGCCTTTCGCTGACTCCAGATGTAGAGTACCAAGAGAATCATGATATCGGTGTACCCTCTGGAACCAGCTCATTGCCTGATGACGATTCTAACATTGTGACGGCCCATGTGGACCCGTTAGGTGTTACCTCCAGTGATGTGGGTGAATCAAGTCAATCTGTAGGTGACATGGAACCCGTTGATGTATCTGTTGACCTTAGAGCGAGGTTGGAGACGTTAGAGCAGGCCCTATCGTCCAAGGAGCAGCAATGCGTTATGTTGGAGCAGCAATTAATACAGGCTAACCGTCAGGTTGAGACTTGTTATTACCAGATGGAGGAGCACGCTGATACGTTGCGTCATCACGTTGCTGAGTTAGATCGCAAGGACCAGGAGCTCATGTCTGCCCGTCGTGACCTTGAGCGTCTTGATTTGCTAGAGTCTGAGAAGCGCCATTTGAGTGAGATGGTGGCAAAGTTAACCCATGAGGTTGATGTGCGGACAGAGGACGCGACTGTTGCAAGGAACACTTTATCACAGATAGAGAAGAAGCTTGTTGATCTGACTAATGACAACATGTTACTTAAGGACCATGTGCAAACTTTGGCATCTGAGCATTCTCGCAGTCGAGATCTCGTTCGTACAATGGAGGAGGCATCTTCTCGGGGTGAAATTCAATATCGTGTTTTGGAGACCGAGTTGGCCAACGTCAAAGACCGTCTAGAGACCAAAGAGGCTGAGATGTCCAATTTGATGACCGAGCTGGCGAATCTGCAGGATGAGTACCTTCGGTCCAAGGAGCAGCTGCACGCATCTGAGAGTGAGTGCCAAGCTCATAAGGAGAAGGCTTCGGAGATATACAGTTTATACCAGCAGCTTCAGGAGGAGAATATGGGCTTGGTATCTGAATTGAAGGACCTCGGTGCGAAGCCAGTGGAGCCCATTGACAACAGTGACATAATTCAGCAGTGTCAAGAGCTTAGCACCCAGTTGGAGGCTGCCACTCAGCAGTGCAGGGAGCGTGACTCCGCTTTGTCCGAGCGTGCTTCTAAGATCCAGATGTTGGAACATCGCATCAAATCTTTGGAAACAGAGCTGCGTCAGAAATCGGGAACTCAGGAGCAATCCAATGAAGGTTCTCAGGACGCCATGCGTAGACTTCAGGATGAAATACGCATAATTAAGATAAACAATGCGGGTCTGGTTAGTGAGATATCTTCTCTTAAGGCCCAGATAAATGATAAGAACGCGCGCATAGACCAGTTAAATTGTGAAATTATGACACAGAAGCGTAAGGACGCTCCATTGGCTGAGAACGGTTTTGACGTTGACTTGGAGGCGTATATGGGTAACCGTATGAGTGGCATGTCATTTTCTGAGTCTAGCAAGAGTATGCGTATGCTATCGGTTATACAGGAGGCTGCAAAGCGTGTTTTGAACGAGCCATTTTACCGCAAGTGTTTTATGATCTACGTGGTAATACTGCATATACTGATGATAGCTCTTTTGATGACCTAG
- a CDS encoding Zinc finger C-x8-C-x5-C-x3-H type domain containing protein: MSGTDVRSISLEQFHKTKLCPHMSKSVGCIRSKRAECPYAHSPLELKEPPNLLKTAMCKSHLKGICKKDASECPYAHSYAELRHTDGFYKTYLCKYWQNGYCKAGNMCRYAHGTEELRNKDELASMEHTNEGVVTSMGSTEKGEVRHRETTTPTVPMGYCFDRGSVYVYPCYSNVNPYCTTPSALETNTWINNRTKEQEEAYCLMHFYLQKYIECCSKQQRYENDYNPHTYANENNFND; encoded by the coding sequence ATGAGTGGTACAGATGTCAGATCTATATCCTTGGAGCAATTCCATAAAACGAAATTGTGCCCGCACATGTCAAAATCAGTAGGATGTATACGAAGTAAACGAGCAGAATGCCCATATGCCCACAGCCCACTGGAACTTAAAGAACCACCAAACCTACTGAAAACAGCCATGTGCAAATCACATCTAAAAGGTATATGTAAAAAAGATGCTAGCGAATGCCCATACGCACACAGCTACGCTGAACTACGCCATACAGATGGATTttacaaaacatacctctgCAAATACTGGCAGAATGGCTATTGCAAAGCAGGGAACATGTGCAGATACGCCCATGGCACAGAAGAACTACGCAATAAGGATGAGCTCGCCTCAATGGAACATACAAATGAAGGAGTTGTAACAAGTATGGGATCCACAGAAAAAGGGGAGGTACGCCATAGGGAAACCACAACACCAACGGTACCCATGGGATATTGCTTCGATCGAGGATCTGTATATGTATACCCGTGCTACAGCAATGTTAATCCATACTGCACCACACCAAGCGCACTGGAAACTAACACGTGGATCAACAACCGAACGAAGGAACAGGAAGAAGCATACTGCTTGATGCACTTCTATCTACAAAAGTATATTGAATGCTGCTCGAAGCAGCAAAGATATGAAAACGACTATAACCCACATACATACGCTAACGAAAACAATTTTAATGATTAA
- a CDS encoding DEAD/DEAH box helicase family protein, with amino-acid sequence MPFSEFGLDPCLNSACSDLGWILPTPIQAEAIPPILGGRDVCAAAETGSGKTAAFALPCLQLVHEHLRSATLSNTSCARQPRGNSLSSDDASPGTASSGLDTSTFSGDPGLHISGYDISPDNASQWLGGRISTGVSLKGRYCYECKVTSSGIVRFGWSTDGCKYSVGLDHDSYGFGSTGKKSNGGKFLDYGAPYGNGDVLMSIIDFDRSEISYKLNGRHLGTAYKLKDTKSVYFPAVCTKGATFTVYLHQVTYPEPGCTPVALGAHVAPREQCTDTLCLVLEPTIEMSNQTLEYFQLYAKYLTSPSVTVSGSQGSHVVVTTLRGASKFRLNTIRHFVMDEADELLKQDASSVLSLVKSMRAQRTNSSARLQVLLFSATLHNPVVTDNVGELTNHAQWIDLKGIPQIADTVDVCVVNIDPGKTYAFEDRYPNPKTDGLEHIDCNSMRIKTLKPKCLVSLLDKHNINSGLIFCRTNLDCENLFDYMATLNKTRSNTMLNRYSATLLGGKLDQHQRKRNLQGFKSGQYRFLICTDVAARGLDVSGLPFCFMLNVSDCKFQFLHRVGRVGRSQARGLAVVFSSTEQERVWYHKCTDRSKGSSRFKAASTCRNYSLVDQGGCTMMYDEPAYLESVSKLVPPGRELHVIDPDTLEIPEISTVPYGESLVSRQHTEFQLRMYELITTSQRLYLNNLHRSF; translated from the coding sequence ATGCCCTTTTCTGAATTTGGTCTTGATCCATGCCTCAATAGTGCTTGTTCAGACCTTGGATGGATACTTCCAACTCCAATTCAGGCTGAGGCTATACCTCCAATTTTGGGTGGTCGAGACGTATGCGCAGCTGCTGAAACCGGCAGTGGTAAGACGGCCGCTTTTGCACTTCCATGTTTACAATTAGTTCACGAGCACTTGAGGAGTGCTACGTTGTCCAATACTAGTTGTGCAAGGCAACCCCGCGGCAATTCGTTGTCTTCTGACGATGCGAGCCCTGGTACTGCATCTTCAGGGTTAGATACCAGTACCTTTTCTGGCGATCCAGGTCTGCACATATCTGGTTATGACATATCACCGGATAACGCTTCCCAGTGGCTTGGTGGCCGTATATCCACTGGCGTCAGTTTGAAGGGTCGTTACTGCTATGAATGCAAGGTTACATCTTCTGGCATAGTCCGTTTCGGGTGGTCAACGGATGGGTGTAAGTACTCCGTTGGTTTGGATCATGACTCCTATGGCTTCGGTTCAACTGGGAAGAAGAGCAACGGTGGGAAGTTTTTGGATTATGGCGCGCCATACGGTAATGGCGATGTATTGATGTCGATAATAGACTTCGACAGATCTGAGATATCTTATAAATTAAACGGTCGTCACTTGGGTACGGCTTATAAGTTGAAGGATACCAAGTCTGTATACTTTCCTGCTGTTTGTACTAAGGGTGCTACATTCActgtatatttacatcaGGTTACATATCCAGAGCCTGGTTGTACTCCTGTAGCTTTGGGGGCACATGTAGCTCCCAGGGAACAGTGCACCGACACGTTATGTTTGGTTTTGGAGCCAACTATTGAGATGTCTAACCAGACACTGGAGTATTTCCAACTGTATGCCAAGTACCTCACCTCACCTTCAGTTACAGTTTCCGGTAGTCAGGGGTCACACGTGGTAGTAACCACTCTTCGTGGTGCTAGTAAGTTCAGGTTAAACACAATTCGCCATTTTGTTATGGACGAGGCCGATGAGCTTTTAAAGCAGGATGCCTCCTCGGTGTTATCTCTTGTGAAATCTATGCGGGCTCAGCGTACCAACAGCTCGGCACGGTTGCAGGTCCTTTTGTTTTCCGCTACTTTACATAACCCGGTGGTAACTGACAACGTTGGGGAGCTCACTAACCATGCGCAGTGGATTGACTTGAAGGGCATTCCTCAGATAGCCGACACGGTGGACGTCTGTGTGGTCAATATAGATCCAGGCAAGACCTATGCGTTTGAGGATAGATACCCAAACCCTAAAACGGACGGTCTTGAGCATATAGATTGTAATTCCATGCGTATTAAGACCTTGAAGCCCAAGTGCCTGGTATCACTCTTGGACAAGCACAATATTAACAGTGGTTTAATATTTTGCCGGACCAATTTAGATTGTGAGAACCTTTTTGACTATATGGCAACTCTTAACAAAACACGGAGCAATACTATGTTAAATAGGTATTCCGCTACCTTGCTGGGTGGTAAGTTGGACCAGCATCAGCGTAAGCGCAATTTACAAGGTTTTAAGAGTGGTCAATACAGGTTTCTCATATGCACTGACGTGGCAGCCAGGGGTTTGGATGTATCTGGTTTaccattttgttttatgttGAACGTATCGGATTGCAAATTCCAATTTCTTCATAGGGTTGGTAGGGTCGGGAGATCCCAGGCTCGTGGGCTTGCCGTTGTTTTTTCAAGTACCGAACAGGAGCGTGTATGGTATCACAAGTGCACTGACCGTTCAAAGGGTTCATCCAGGTTCAAGGCTGCTTCTACGTGTCGCAACTATTCGTTGGTTGACCAGGGCGGCTGCACTATGATGTATGACGAGCCTGCTTACCTAGAGTCGGTTAGTAAGTTAGTACCTCCCGGTAGGGAGTTACACGTAATAGATCCCGATACGCTTGAAATTCCTGAGATTAGCACGGTACCGTATGGCGAGTCTCTGGTATCGCGACAGCACACTGAATTCCAGTTGCGGATGTACGAACTCATTACCACATCTCAGCGCTTATATCTGAACAACCTGCACCGTTCATTCTAA
- a CDS encoding G10 protein family protein: MPRIRTLNSRPPPEGWDVISDTLDSFDERMKAAERESGEGKRRSEVQWPIFRIHHQRSRYIYDLFYVQKAISRELYDYCVREGYADPNLISKWRKPGYERLCCLRCIQTANQNFGTTCVCRVPKRDLEPGKIIECVLCGCHGCASCDFDD, from the exons ATGCCGCGCATTCGTACGCTAAACTCACGACCACCGCCAGAAGGATGGGACGTGATATCCGATACCCTGGATTCTTTTGACGAACGTATGAAGGCCGCAGAACGCGAAAGCGGTGAAGGTAAAAGACGCAGCGAAGTACAGTGGCCCATATTTCGTATCCACCACCAACGTTCACGCTATATTTACGACTTGTTCTATGTCCAGAAGGCTATATCAA GGGAGCTTTATGACTATTGCGTAAGGGAAGGATACGCCGATCCAAATCTTATATCAAAGTGGCGGAAACCCGGATATGAGCGCCTGTGCTGCCTACGTTGCATCCAAACTGCAAACCAAAACTTTGGAACCACCTGCGTATGCCGTGTACCAAAGCGTGACCTCGAGCCGGGTAAAATCATAGAATGCGTACTCTGTGGGTGCCACGGATGCGCATCGTGTGATTTTGACGACTAG
- a CDS encoding Archease protein (MTH1598/TM1083) family protein → MESEDKYIIDGVEIRSKPCRSRRRGHNPEATGAQTLSIPDITPPDTPGSDIESEVKELELDHHDYKYLDHPADVILTSHGTGIASALESLVIAMFGYMTDLSLVEPKKRKRIKVVTNSLPRLIFSILDQCLYLNSAYRFLVKYVRINNGIDVHKLLKGDVNVEVEVALYGDTFDHDVHTQGTEIKAATYHGLRAEIMIGPHKIIISDEPLYQQYRDELPAVLEELSSDDFAKADFKLYALVDI, encoded by the coding sequence ATGGAATCTGaagataaatatataattgatGGTGTGGAGATTAGATCGAAACCATGTCGATCTAGACGTCGGGGTCATAACCCCGAAGCTACAGGGGCACAGACCCTGTCTATACCAGATATTACACCCCCGGATACCCCGGGATCTGATATAGAAAGTGAAGTGAAAGAGTTGGAGCTGGACCACCATGATTACAAGTACCTGGACCACCCAGCCGACGTAATCCTCACGTCACATGGCACTGGTATTGCATCAGCACTGGAATCCCTGGTAATCGCAATGTTCGGTTATATGACGGACCTGTCTCTAGTAGAACCGAAAAAACGAAAACGAATAAAGGTAGTCACCAACTCACTACCAAGGCTAATATTCTCCATACTAGATCAATGCCTATACCTCAATAGCGCGTACAGGTTCCTAGTCAAATACGTTAGGATCAACAATGGAATTGACGTACACAAGCTGTTGAAAGGTGATGTCAACGTCGAAGTCGAGGTTGCACTTTACGGCGATACGTTTGACCACGATGTCCATACACAAGGAACTGAAATTAAAGCAGCTACGTACCACGGTCTAAGAGCTGAAATAATGATTGGACCACATAAAATCATTATTAGTGACGAGCCCTTGTATCAGCAATATAGAGATGAGTTGCCCGCAGTACTAGAAGAACTTAGCAGCGATGACTTTGCAAAGGCCGACTTCAAGCTATATGCCCTAGTAGACATTTGA